One stretch of Salmo trutta chromosome 7, fSalTru1.1, whole genome shotgun sequence DNA includes these proteins:
- the ccdc135 gene encoding dynein regulatory complex subunit 7 isoform X2, with product MEVLTKVESDKEVAIDEAEEDRQDEVNEDLLKLEETLCNIQITPTPCSLPERAQEVDLSQYPTSYKENSPQEKLLLAIADNFCCQYVHLYPDRKPLLLSPLNECGVQKFVSTTLRPTLLSYPELYSWEGCASFVSEFLSLEPLDPPIDPPRHLYSPTWLMQTQRGSCFDFSTLLCSLLLGAGYNAYCVSGYAVKEMCLLNQSLQECPLLVTHVKGKATEQKRQVKKYSVKPPRDLRSGFEQRQEERRQADAQAILLKKQQEAERLQEERERLPPDPLLGLRVHCWVLILSGNREVPENFFINPLTGKSLSTTHKCFLGIESIWNHQNYWVNMQDCRFGCAEMNFDLGDAVKWEYLLYGTTGQSLLLIPDMKKQQEAEDDEEEEVDEPKVFEMPPSWVNQINISQQDMETRCPGGMKVIQYRKAKLEKFAPYLLPDGLVTRLTSYSDLDCTQPSTVKEWYQHRHDHLEERELKKTSNVTIEHFRPGWSYALKSHRYITMTPETERQMDFYSHARADGLARRVEMPFEMTETFEDRPDFMYHRHVVFGKRVKVFGPSNTEAPDQGQRPLQKVVERFSRDRSKPAGEDVAERIFLVSEDRIQVTYHREDDRIIPAWRNFIKPRDSGDSQNPHSFTPQMASTFQVDPFEKPSKNIFLYEMLVHMMKEEESVALRVKESEKEVRVILGVREQEESSIELHISIYNTARNERARCHREALERTAKEERLQQEEKELDFLAPLLAQLGDPENLTRQAALQLRNDCLADLKQRLIDKANLIQARFERETQELQQKQQWYQKNQLTMTKEDEDEYLAYCSDAMFRIHILKLRLSRHKDKAPQKYLALDERLRRDPRLANHL from the exons ATGGAGGTATTGACTAAAGTGGAGTCTGACAAAGAGGTTGCCATTGATGAAGCTGAAGAGGATCGACAGGATGAGGTTAATGAGGACCTGCTTAAACTAGAGGAGACCCTCTGCAACATACAAATAACCCCAACACCGTGTTCCCT GCCAGAACGGGCACAGGAGGTTGACCTGTCCCAATACCCAACCTCTTATAAAGAAAACTCCCCACAGGAAAAGCTGCTGCTTGCCATCGCCGACAACTTCTGCTGCCAGTATGTGCACCTTTACCCCGACCGAAAACCCCTTCTGCTGAGCCCACTCAATGAGTGTGGAGTCCAG AAATTTGTGAGTACAACCTTGAGGCCCACCTTGCTCTCATACCCGGAGCTGTACAGCTGGGAGGGATGTGCAAGCTTTGTGTCAGAGTTCTTGTCTTTAGAGCCACTGGATCCTCCCATTGACCCG CCAAGGCACCTCTACTCTCCAACCTGGTTGATGCAGACTCAGAGAGGCTCCTGCTTTGATTTCTCTACTCTGCTGTGTAGCCTGTTGTTGGGTGCAGGCTACAACGCCTACTGTGTTAGTGGATACGCTGTGAAGGAAATGTGTCTCCTCAACCAGTCCCTCCAGGAATGTCCCCTACTGGTTACACATGTTAAG GGAAAGGCTACTGAGCAGAAGCGGCAGGTGAAGAAGTACTCAGTGAAACCACCACGGGACCTTCGCAGTGGCTTTGAGCAGCGTCAGGAGGAACGCAGACAGGCTGATGCACAGGCTATCCTCCTGAAGAAACAGCAGGAGGCAGAGAGACTCCAAGAG GAGCGAGAGCGCCTACCCCCAGATCCCCTGTTGGGCCTGCGGGTCCACTGCTGGGTTCTCATTCTGTCTGGCAACCGGGAGGTTCCAGAGAACTTCTTCATTAACCCACTCACAGGGAAGAGTTTATCCACCACCCACAAATGCTTCCTGGGCATAGAGAGCATCTGGAACCATCAGAACTACTGGGTCAACATGCAGGACTGCCGGTTCGGCTGTGCG GAGATGAATTTCGACCTGGGGGATGCGGTGAAGTGGGAGTATCTGCTCTATGGCACAACTGGCCAATCTCTGCTTCTCATCCCTGACATGAAAAAACAGCAGGAGGCAGAGGATGATGAAGAG GAAGAAGTGGATGAACCCAAGGTGTTTGAAATGCCTCCATCCTGGGTGAATCAAATCAACATCTCACAACAAG ACATGGAGACACGCTGCCCTGGGGGAATGAAAGTTATCCAGTATCGGAAGGCCAAGCTGGAAAAGTTTGCACCCTACCTCCTCCCGGATGGTCTTGTGACACGCTTGACCTCTTACTCAGACCTCGACT gTACCCAGCCCAGCACTGTGAAGGAGTGGTACCAACACAGGCATGACCACCTTGAGGAACGGGAACTGAAGAAGACTAGCAATGTCACTATTGAGCATTTCAGACCTGGATGGAGCTACGCTTTAAAAT CCCACAGGTATATTACCATGACTCCAGAGACGGAGCGTCAGATGGACTTCTACAGCCATGCCCGAGCAGACGGGCTGGCCAGACGGGTCGAGATGCCCTTTGAGATGACAGAGACCTTCGAGGATCGACCAGACTTCATGTACCATCGTCATGTCGTTTTTGGCAAACGTGTCAAAGTGTTCGGCCCCAGTAATACTGAGGCACCTGACCAGGGGCAACGCCCTTTACAG AAGGTGGTGGAACGATTCAGTCGAGACCGGTCCAAGCCAGCCGGGGAGGACGTCGCAGAGCGTATCTTTCTAGTGTCCGAGGACAGGATCCAGGTGACATACCACCGGGAGGACGACCGGATTATTCCTGCTTGGAGAAACTTCATAAAGCCCAGAGATTCAGGCGATTCCCAGAACCCACACTCCTTCACCCCTCAAATGGCCTCCACTTTCCAG GTAGATCCATTTGAGAAGCCCAGTAAGAATATCTTTCTGTATGAAATGCTAGTCCATAtgatgaaggaggaggagagtgttGCTCTCAGAGTCAAGGAGTCTGAAAAAGAG GTGAGGGTGATACTGGGTGTTAGGGAACAAGAAGAGAGCAGTATTGAGCTCCACATCTCCATCTACAACACAGCGAGAAATGAGAGAGCACGCTGCCACCGAGAGGCACTG GAGCGGACGGCCAAAGAGGAGCGTCTTCAACAGGAGGAGAAGGAGCTGGACTTCTTAGCACCGCTTCTGGCCCAGCTGGGTGACCCAGAGAACCTGACCAGACAGGCTGCTCTACAGCTGAGGAATGACTGCCTGGCTGACCTGAAGCAGCGGCTCATTGATAAGGCCAACCTCATACAGGCTCGTTTTGAGAGG GAGACCCAGGAGCTTCAGCAGAAACAGCAGTGGTACCAGAAGAACCAGCTCACTATGACCAAGGAGGATGAAGATGAATACCTTGCCTACTGCTCTGATGCCATGTTCAGGATCCATATTCTCAAACTGCGTCTGAGCAG gcaTAAGGACAAAGCCCCCCAGAAATACCTGGCTCTGGATGAAAGACTGAGACGAGACCCCAGATTGGCCAATCACCTGTGA
- the LOC115196919 gene encoding SUMO-activating enzyme subunit 2, with protein sequence MVPLQLVGSLRKELADSLSTCRVLVVGAGGIGCELLKNVVLTGFKNIEVIDLDVIDVSNLNRQFLFQKKHVGKSKAQVAKESVLQFCPTANITAYHDSIMNPDYNVEFFRNFMLVMNALDNRAARNHVNRMCLAADIPLIESGTAGYLGQVTVIKKGLTECYECQPKPTQKTFPGCTIRNTPSEPIHCIVWAKYLFNQLFGEEDADQEVSPDTADPELSWNPADTEARATASDQDGDIKRVSTKDWARSTGYDPVKLFNKLFKDDIRYLLTMDKLWKKRKAPLPLDWLEHQKLTCPQRVTGTGLKDQQVLGVAGYCQLFSRSVETLRSMLADKGDGAELVWDKDDPPAMDFVTAAANLRMYIFSMNMKSRFDIKSMAGNIIPAIATTNAVIAGLIVLEALKILSGDVEHCRTIFLNKQPNPRKKLLVPCALDPPSANCYVCASKPEVTVKLNVHKTLVLALQDKILKEKFGMVAPDVQIEDGKGTILISSEEGETEANNCKFLSDFGIRNGSRLQVDDFLQDYTLLVNVIHSEDLEKDVEFEVVGDAPDKAPTPTRSQEGKNVANGNKESAEPSTSSKAPAEQNEVLLVDSDEEEPSSSTMAVRMESRGHKRKLHDAETGEASAKRQHLSQPSADDDIDIIALD encoded by the exons ATGGTACCGTTACAACTAGTGGGGTCTCTCCGAAAAGAGCTCGCTGACTCCTTATCCACTTGCCGGGTGCTGGTGGTCGGAGCTGGAGGAATTGGCTGTGAGCTCTTGAAAAACGTTGTTCTCACCGGTTTCAAAAATATAGAAGTG ATTGATCTGGACGTTATTGATGTGAGCAACCTGAACAGACAGTTTCTGTTCCAGAAGAAACATGTGGGGAAGTCCAAGGCTCAG GTGGCCAAAGAGAGTGTGCTGCAATTCTGTCCTACTGCCAATATCACAGCCTACCATGACAGCATCATGAA TCCAGATTACAATGTGGAATTCTTCAGGAACTTCATGCTTGTCATGAATGCCTTGGACAATCGAG CGGCTCGTAACCATGTGAACAGGATGTGTCTTGCAGCTGACATTCCCCTTATTGAGAGTGGCACAGCTGGCTACCTTGGGCAGGTGACTGTTATTAAGAAG GGTCTTACTGAGTGCTATGAGTGCCAGCCCAAACCCACACAGAAAACATTCCCTGGCTGCACCATTCGCAACACCCCATCTGAGCCCATACATTGCATTGTGTGGGCCAAGTACCTCTTCAA CCAGCTTTTTGGAGAGGAAGATGCAGATCAAGAGGTGTCCCCTGACACAGCTGACCCAGAGCTTTcat GGAACCCTGCAGACACTGAAGCCCGAGCCACAGCATCTGACCAGGATGGAGACATCAAACGCGTGTCCACTAAGGACTGGGCACGTTCCACTGGCTATGACCCAGTCAAACTCTTCAACAAG CTTTTTAAAGATGACATCCGGTACCTCCTGACCATGGACAAGCTGTGGAAGAAGAGGAAAGCCCCACTGCCTCTGGATTGGCTTGAGCATCAGAAACTTA CGTGTCCCCAGAGGGTGACTGGGACGGGATTGAAGGACCAGCAGGTTTTGGGTGTGGCAGGCTACTGCCAGCTCTTCTCTCGCAGCGTGGAAACCCTGCGCTCCATGCTGGCTGACAAAGGGGATGGAGCAGAGCTTGTGTGGGACAAG GATGACCCTCCAGCGATGGACTTTGTGACAGCAGCCGCCAACTTGCGCATGTATATTTTCAGCATGAACATGAAGAGCCGTTTTGACATCAAGT CCATGGCAGGGAACATCATCCCAGCGATTGCCACGACCAATGCAGTCATTGCTGGCCTCATAGTGCTGGAGGCACTGAAGATTCTTTCAGGAGATGTGGAGCACTGTCGCACG ATCTTCCTGAACAAGCAGCCCAACCCCAGGAAAAAGCTGCTGGTTCCATGTGCTTTGGACCCACCCAGTGCCAACTGTTATGTGTGCGCCAGCAAGCCAGAAGTCACAGTCAAACTGAATGTGCACAAAACTCTTGTGCTGGCCCTTCAAGACAAG ATATTAAAGGAGAAGTTTGGGATGGTGGCGCCAGATGTGCAGATCGAGGATGGGAAAGGGACAATCCTTATCTCCTCTGAGGAGGGTGAAACAGAAG CAAACAACTGCAAGTTCCTGTCTGACTTTGGGATTCGAAATGGCAGCCGTCTGCAAGTGGATGACTTTCTGCAGGATTACACACTCCTGGTTAATGTGATTCACAG TGAAGACTTGGAGAAGGATGTGGAATTTGAGGTGGTGGGTGACGCCCCTGACAAAGCCCCAACCCCAACCAGGTCACAAGAGGGAAAGAACGTTGCCAATGGCAACAAAGAATCTGCAGAACCGTCCACCTCTTCCAAAG CCCCTGCTGAACAGAATGAGGTTCTGCTAGTTGATTCAGACGAGGAGGAGCCGTCCTCCAGCACTATGGCTGTCAGAATGGAGTCACGAGGCCACAAGAGGAAGCTCCATGATGCTGAGACAGGCGAGGCCTCAGCTAAGCGCCAACACCTGAGCCAACCCTCAGCTGATGATGATATTGACATCATTGCGCTGGACTAG
- the ccdc135 gene encoding dynein regulatory complex subunit 7 isoform X1 produces MEIDGKLPADDNILSNPSKMEVLTKVESDKEVAIDEAEEDRQDEVNEDLLKLEETLCNIQITPTPCSLPERAQEVDLSQYPTSYKENSPQEKLLLAIADNFCCQYVHLYPDRKPLLLSPLNECGVQKFVSTTLRPTLLSYPELYSWEGCASFVSEFLSLEPLDPPIDPPRHLYSPTWLMQTQRGSCFDFSTLLCSLLLGAGYNAYCVSGYAVKEMCLLNQSLQECPLLVTHVKGKATEQKRQVKKYSVKPPRDLRSGFEQRQEERRQADAQAILLKKQQEAERLQEERERLPPDPLLGLRVHCWVLILSGNREVPENFFINPLTGKSLSTTHKCFLGIESIWNHQNYWVNMQDCRFGCAEMNFDLGDAVKWEYLLYGTTGQSLLLIPDMKKQQEAEDDEEEEVDEPKVFEMPPSWVNQINISQQDMETRCPGGMKVIQYRKAKLEKFAPYLLPDGLVTRLTSYSDLDCTQPSTVKEWYQHRHDHLEERELKKTSNVTIEHFRPGWSYALKSHRYITMTPETERQMDFYSHARADGLARRVEMPFEMTETFEDRPDFMYHRHVVFGKRVKVFGPSNTEAPDQGQRPLQKVVERFSRDRSKPAGEDVAERIFLVSEDRIQVTYHREDDRIIPAWRNFIKPRDSGDSQNPHSFTPQMASTFQVDPFEKPSKNIFLYEMLVHMMKEEESVALRVKESEKEVRVILGVREQEESSIELHISIYNTARNERARCHREALERTAKEERLQQEEKELDFLAPLLAQLGDPENLTRQAALQLRNDCLADLKQRLIDKANLIQARFERETQELQQKQQWYQKNQLTMTKEDEDEYLAYCSDAMFRIHILKLRLSRHKDKAPQKYLALDERLRRDPRLANHL; encoded by the exons ATGGAGATAGACGGTAAACTACCGGCAGACGACAACATCTTGTCTAATCCAAGTAAG ATGGAGGTATTGACTAAAGTGGAGTCTGACAAAGAGGTTGCCATTGATGAAGCTGAAGAGGATCGACAGGATGAGGTTAATGAGGACCTGCTTAAACTAGAGGAGACCCTCTGCAACATACAAATAACCCCAACACCGTGTTCCCT GCCAGAACGGGCACAGGAGGTTGACCTGTCCCAATACCCAACCTCTTATAAAGAAAACTCCCCACAGGAAAAGCTGCTGCTTGCCATCGCCGACAACTTCTGCTGCCAGTATGTGCACCTTTACCCCGACCGAAAACCCCTTCTGCTGAGCCCACTCAATGAGTGTGGAGTCCAG AAATTTGTGAGTACAACCTTGAGGCCCACCTTGCTCTCATACCCGGAGCTGTACAGCTGGGAGGGATGTGCAAGCTTTGTGTCAGAGTTCTTGTCTTTAGAGCCACTGGATCCTCCCATTGACCCG CCAAGGCACCTCTACTCTCCAACCTGGTTGATGCAGACTCAGAGAGGCTCCTGCTTTGATTTCTCTACTCTGCTGTGTAGCCTGTTGTTGGGTGCAGGCTACAACGCCTACTGTGTTAGTGGATACGCTGTGAAGGAAATGTGTCTCCTCAACCAGTCCCTCCAGGAATGTCCCCTACTGGTTACACATGTTAAG GGAAAGGCTACTGAGCAGAAGCGGCAGGTGAAGAAGTACTCAGTGAAACCACCACGGGACCTTCGCAGTGGCTTTGAGCAGCGTCAGGAGGAACGCAGACAGGCTGATGCACAGGCTATCCTCCTGAAGAAACAGCAGGAGGCAGAGAGACTCCAAGAG GAGCGAGAGCGCCTACCCCCAGATCCCCTGTTGGGCCTGCGGGTCCACTGCTGGGTTCTCATTCTGTCTGGCAACCGGGAGGTTCCAGAGAACTTCTTCATTAACCCACTCACAGGGAAGAGTTTATCCACCACCCACAAATGCTTCCTGGGCATAGAGAGCATCTGGAACCATCAGAACTACTGGGTCAACATGCAGGACTGCCGGTTCGGCTGTGCG GAGATGAATTTCGACCTGGGGGATGCGGTGAAGTGGGAGTATCTGCTCTATGGCACAACTGGCCAATCTCTGCTTCTCATCCCTGACATGAAAAAACAGCAGGAGGCAGAGGATGATGAAGAG GAAGAAGTGGATGAACCCAAGGTGTTTGAAATGCCTCCATCCTGGGTGAATCAAATCAACATCTCACAACAAG ACATGGAGACACGCTGCCCTGGGGGAATGAAAGTTATCCAGTATCGGAAGGCCAAGCTGGAAAAGTTTGCACCCTACCTCCTCCCGGATGGTCTTGTGACACGCTTGACCTCTTACTCAGACCTCGACT gTACCCAGCCCAGCACTGTGAAGGAGTGGTACCAACACAGGCATGACCACCTTGAGGAACGGGAACTGAAGAAGACTAGCAATGTCACTATTGAGCATTTCAGACCTGGATGGAGCTACGCTTTAAAAT CCCACAGGTATATTACCATGACTCCAGAGACGGAGCGTCAGATGGACTTCTACAGCCATGCCCGAGCAGACGGGCTGGCCAGACGGGTCGAGATGCCCTTTGAGATGACAGAGACCTTCGAGGATCGACCAGACTTCATGTACCATCGTCATGTCGTTTTTGGCAAACGTGTCAAAGTGTTCGGCCCCAGTAATACTGAGGCACCTGACCAGGGGCAACGCCCTTTACAG AAGGTGGTGGAACGATTCAGTCGAGACCGGTCCAAGCCAGCCGGGGAGGACGTCGCAGAGCGTATCTTTCTAGTGTCCGAGGACAGGATCCAGGTGACATACCACCGGGAGGACGACCGGATTATTCCTGCTTGGAGAAACTTCATAAAGCCCAGAGATTCAGGCGATTCCCAGAACCCACACTCCTTCACCCCTCAAATGGCCTCCACTTTCCAG GTAGATCCATTTGAGAAGCCCAGTAAGAATATCTTTCTGTATGAAATGCTAGTCCATAtgatgaaggaggaggagagtgttGCTCTCAGAGTCAAGGAGTCTGAAAAAGAG GTGAGGGTGATACTGGGTGTTAGGGAACAAGAAGAGAGCAGTATTGAGCTCCACATCTCCATCTACAACACAGCGAGAAATGAGAGAGCACGCTGCCACCGAGAGGCACTG GAGCGGACGGCCAAAGAGGAGCGTCTTCAACAGGAGGAGAAGGAGCTGGACTTCTTAGCACCGCTTCTGGCCCAGCTGGGTGACCCAGAGAACCTGACCAGACAGGCTGCTCTACAGCTGAGGAATGACTGCCTGGCTGACCTGAAGCAGCGGCTCATTGATAAGGCCAACCTCATACAGGCTCGTTTTGAGAGG GAGACCCAGGAGCTTCAGCAGAAACAGCAGTGGTACCAGAAGAACCAGCTCACTATGACCAAGGAGGATGAAGATGAATACCTTGCCTACTGCTCTGATGCCATGTTCAGGATCCATATTCTCAAACTGCGTCTGAGCAG gcaTAAGGACAAAGCCCCCCAGAAATACCTGGCTCTGGATGAAAGACTGAGACGAGACCCCAGATTGGCCAATCACCTGTGA